Within the Dialister hominis genome, the region CATAAAATCCCCCAGTCTTTAATACCCCCAACTACTATTCATCCATTTCAGTGATCTGCGCCCTTGCCTTTGGAAGGAGGCGTGCCAGATCGGTCACGCGGTAACCCACCGGCGTCGTTTCTGCCGCCAGATCTCCGGCAAGGCCGTGAAGATAGACGCCGACCGCTGCCGAGGAAGACGGGCTCATGCCCTGCGCCGCCATCGCGCCGATGACACCTGTCAGCGTATCTCCCATGCCGCCTGTCGCCATGCCTGGATTTCCCGTCGTATTGACGTAGGAGCGGCCGTCAGGAAGGCCGATGACCGTAGGCGCGCCCTTAAGGACAAGGACGAGACGGTTCTTCTTCGAGAAATCGGACGCAGCATCAATCCTCTTCTCCTCGATTTCGGAAGCAGAAAGGCCTGTCAGCCTTGCGAACTCTCCCACATGAGGCGTCAGGATCAACCGGCCCGGGCAGGACTTGAAATCGATCTTCGCCTCGGCGGCCGCGTAGAGCCCGTCCGCATCAAGGATGATCGTCTTCTCAAAGTTTTCGACCATTTTCTTCACGAACTTCACCGTTTCCTCATCCCTGCCGATGCCGGGCCCGATGGCGATGACGTCATACGCCTTGGCCTTCTCAAGGGCAGCTTCCGCCATGTCTTCCGTGAAGTGCGGACCGTTTCCGATGGAGGAAACCATGATTTCAGGGAACTTTCCTGCCATGATGGGTGCAGCATCGCCTGTCGTGATGATGGCTGTCTTGCCGGCCCCTGCATAGAGGGCGCCCTGCCCCGCAAGGAGGGCTGCGCCTTCCATACCGGACGACCCTGCAAAAATGCCAAGGAATCCGTTCTTTCCTTTATGGGAAATCTGATTCCTTACAGGAAGAAGAGGCGCGATGTCTTCCCTGAAAAGAAGGCGGACAGGGAAATCCTCGGATGCTTCCTCAGGAATGCCAATCGGCGAAAAGAGAAGACGGCCCGTATGCTCGCTTCCCGGATAAAGGACATGCCCGCGCTTCACCGAACCCAGAGCGACGGTGAAATCCGCATTGACAGCCGTCCCTGCCGGTCTTCCCGTATCCGTCACAAGGCCGCTTGGAATGTCGGTCGAAACGACGAGCGCATCCGTGTCATTGATGATATCGATGAGCGCTGCCTTCTCGCCCTTCACTTTGCTTGCAAGGCCCGTTCCAATCAAAGAATCGATGATGATATCCGCATCATAGAGGTAGGGAACCGCTTCTTCTGCTTCCATCACCTCAATGACAGGAATCCCCATCTTCTCAGCCGTCTTCCGGTACATCTTTGCCGACTCTCCCATGTGGGACGGATCCCCCATGAGGATGACCAGGACCCTGGCGCCTGCGCCTCTTGCATAGCGGGCGCTGACAAATCCATCCCCGCCATTATTGCCCGTGCCGCAGACAATGACAGTGAATGCGCCTTCCCAGTCCGTAAACTCTCTCATGCGGCTGACGACAGCGCGTCCTGCATTTTCCATCAGGACAGCTTCCGGCAGTCCGTACTCTGTCATAGCGATCTTGTCCAGCAGCCTGGACTCCGCCGTACTTGTCAGAATCATGATTTGCCTCCTGCCATCACGACCACCGCGATGGACATATGATCTTCATGCGAAATGGAAATCGACATTTCCGTGACGCCAAGCTCCCTGGCCCGCTTTTCAAACGTGCCCTTCAGATGAAGCTCCGGTGCTCCCCACTTGGACCATGTGACATAGGCATCCTGCCAGGCCGATCCGAAGATGCCGATTCCCAGCGCTTTGCCGGCCGCTTCCCTGGCTCCCCAGAGAGCCGCATAGGACTCAGCCCGCTTCTTTCCTTTCTTTTCGCAATGGGCAATTTCATCCGGCGTGAAAATTTTCTCTGCCCTGGCAGGAAATTTCTCCAGAATCCGTTCCCAGCGTTCTATCTTGACGAGATCTACTCCGACGAATAGCATAAGGTCTCCTTCCGAACCGGAACCTCCGGCTCTTACATTTCTATTGTACAAAAAGACATACTTCGATTCAAACAAAATTCTCCTGTTCGCCCTGACTTTTCCCGTCTTTTCCGCAAAACATCGTACCTTTTGAATTTTCAGAAAATTTC harbors:
- a CDS encoding NAD(P)H-hydrate dehydratase, which gives rise to MILTSTAESRLLDKIAMTEYGLPEAVLMENAGRAVVSRMREFTDWEGAFTVIVCGTGNNGGDGFVSARYARGAGARVLVILMGDPSHMGESAKMYRKTAEKMGIPVIEVMEAEEAVPYLYDADIIIDSLIGTGLASKVKGEKAALIDIINDTDALVVSTDIPSGLVTDTGRPAGTAVNADFTVALGSVKRGHVLYPGSEHTGRLLFSPIGIPEEASEDFPVRLLFREDIAPLLPVRNQISHKGKNGFLGIFAGSSGMEGAALLAGQGALYAGAGKTAIITTGDAAPIMAGKFPEIMVSSIGNGPHFTEDMAEAALEKAKAYDVIAIGPGIGRDEETVKFVKKMVENFEKTIILDADGLYAAAEAKIDFKSCPGRLILTPHVGEFARLTGLSASEIEEKRIDAASDFSKKNRLVLVLKGAPTVIGLPDGRSYVNTTGNPGMATGGMGDTLTGVIGAMAAQGMSPSSSAAVGVYLHGLAGDLAAETTPVGYRVTDLARLLPKARAQITEMDE
- the acpS gene encoding holo-ACP synthase, which translates into the protein MLFVGVDLVKIERWERILEKFPARAEKIFTPDEIAHCEKKGKKRAESYAALWGAREAAGKALGIGIFGSAWQDAYVTWSKWGAPELHLKGTFEKRARELGVTEMSISISHEDHMSIAVVVMAGGKS